The following coding sequences are from one Streptomyces dengpaensis window:
- a CDS encoding ATP-binding protein translates to MLYRLQGNTGPGDAILLLARAHTVPADHVATWPLDRDPTAAATARAHAHRRLADWGVDEEVAYATELIVSELVTNAVRYGSAPLSLRLIKDRVLTCEVHDTSPATPRLRHARTIDEGGRGLFIVAQLAQNWGMRYTPDGKTVWTEQALSSAPSPCDHPG, encoded by the coding sequence GTGCTCTATCGCCTGCAGGGCAACACCGGCCCCGGCGACGCCATCCTCCTGCTCGCCCGCGCCCACACCGTCCCCGCCGATCACGTCGCCACCTGGCCTCTGGACCGGGACCCCACAGCGGCGGCCACGGCGCGCGCCCACGCTCACCGGCGGCTCGCCGACTGGGGCGTGGACGAGGAGGTGGCTTACGCGACCGAACTGATCGTCAGCGAACTGGTCACCAACGCCGTCCGTTACGGCAGCGCACCGCTGAGCCTGCGCCTGATCAAGGACCGCGTCCTCACCTGCGAGGTCCACGACACCAGCCCCGCCACCCCGCGCCTGCGCCATGCGCGGACCATCGATGAAGGCGGACGCGGCCTGTTCATCGTCGCCCAGCTCGCCCAGAACTGGGGCATGCGGTACACGCCCGACGGCAAGACGGTCTGGACGGAACAGGCGCTCTCCTCGGCGCCCTCGCCGTGTGATCATCCGGGGTGA
- a CDS encoding acetoacetate--CoA ligase produces MTTPHPTPFPEPFFTPDPQAATRSRIADFARWAARHHGAEGIQDPRDYQALYHWSVTDLEGFWAAVWEYFAVDAATPYEQVLAEETMPGARWFPGATLNYAHHALRNLQPDAPAITALDETGSGYEITGQQLRARVASVAATLRDLGVGQGDRVVGYLPNTPHAVIAFLATASLGAVWSVCGQDYAPKAAADRFAQLEPAVLITADGYRFNGTTHDRRTASLELAGALPTLKATVLVDHVGLAWPEGGHPGLTVPWEDAATRTEYLSFAPVPFDHPLWVVFSSGTTGLPKGIVHGHGGVLLEHFKILGLHSDLGVGDRLLWYTTTHWMMWNLVVSTLLTGATTCTYDGSPAPLARPDILWELADRHKVTVFGTSPQYLLAMSKLGVEPSVHDLSAIRVLGSTGSALPASAYPWVRDHVGAGVQPASTSGGTDVVSGFAGSAPTTPVWAGELSAPYLGVALAAYDATGTPVLDQVGELVVTRPMPSMPLYFWNDPDGSRYRDAYFGAYPGVWRHGDWITLTSHGSVIVHGRSDATLNRNGVRLGSADIHDVVERLPEITEALVIGAEEPDGGYWMPLFVVLADGVGLDDSLRDRIRDAIRAGASPRHVPDEILAVPAIPHTKTGKKLEVPVKRLLQGTPAEQVLNLAAVDQPELVDFYARLGAERSKRSTHHA; encoded by the coding sequence ATGACCACCCCGCACCCCACGCCGTTTCCGGAGCCCTTCTTCACCCCCGACCCACAGGCGGCCACCCGCAGCCGGATCGCGGACTTCGCCCGATGGGCGGCCCGGCACCACGGCGCCGAAGGGATCCAGGACCCCAGGGACTACCAAGCCCTGTACCACTGGTCCGTCACCGACCTGGAAGGGTTCTGGGCCGCGGTGTGGGAGTACTTCGCCGTCGACGCGGCGACTCCGTACGAGCAAGTCCTGGCCGAGGAGACCATGCCCGGCGCCCGCTGGTTCCCCGGCGCCACCCTCAACTACGCCCACCACGCGCTGCGCAACCTGCAGCCGGACGCTCCCGCGATCACCGCGCTGGACGAGACCGGATCCGGTTACGAGATCACGGGCCAGCAGCTGCGCGCCCGGGTCGCGTCCGTCGCAGCCACCCTGCGCGACCTGGGCGTCGGACAGGGCGACCGGGTGGTGGGTTACCTGCCCAACACCCCCCACGCCGTCATCGCCTTCCTCGCCACCGCCAGTCTGGGCGCGGTGTGGTCGGTGTGCGGCCAGGACTACGCACCCAAGGCCGCCGCCGACCGTTTCGCCCAGCTCGAACCCGCGGTGCTGATCACCGCGGACGGCTACCGCTTCAACGGCACCACACACGACCGCCGGACCGCCTCGCTCGAACTGGCCGGCGCGCTGCCGACGCTGAAGGCCACGGTGCTGGTGGATCACGTGGGCCTTGCCTGGCCCGAGGGCGGGCACCCGGGACTGACGGTGCCCTGGGAGGACGCGGCCACCCGCACCGAGTACCTCTCTTTTGCCCCGGTGCCGTTCGACCACCCTCTGTGGGTCGTCTTCTCCTCCGGCACCACCGGCCTGCCCAAGGGCATCGTCCACGGGCACGGCGGGGTCCTGCTCGAGCACTTCAAGATCCTCGGCCTGCACAGCGACCTGGGCGTCGGGGACCGCCTGCTGTGGTACACCACCACCCACTGGATGATGTGGAACCTGGTCGTCTCCACCCTGCTGACCGGTGCCACCACCTGCACGTACGACGGCAGCCCCGCACCGCTTGCGCGCCCGGACATCCTGTGGGAGCTGGCGGACCGCCACAAGGTCACCGTCTTCGGCACCAGCCCCCAGTACCTGCTGGCCATGAGCAAGCTGGGCGTCGAACCCTCCGTGCACGACCTGTCGGCCATCCGCGTCCTCGGCTCCACCGGCTCCGCTCTGCCCGCCTCCGCCTACCCCTGGGTCCGCGACCACGTGGGCGCCGGTGTCCAGCCGGCCTCCACCAGCGGCGGCACGGACGTCGTCTCCGGCTTCGCCGGCAGCGCCCCTACGACCCCCGTCTGGGCGGGGGAGCTGTCCGCTCCCTACCTGGGCGTGGCGCTGGCCGCCTACGACGCGACGGGCACCCCTGTCCTCGACCAGGTCGGCGAACTGGTCGTCACCCGGCCCATGCCGTCCATGCCGCTGTACTTCTGGAACGACCCCGACGGCAGCCGCTACCGCGACGCCTACTTCGGCGCCTACCCCGGTGTGTGGCGGCACGGCGACTGGATCACCCTCACCTCGCACGGTTCGGTGATCGTCCACGGCCGCTCCGACGCCACCCTCAACCGCAACGGCGTACGCCTGGGCAGTGCCGACATCCACGACGTCGTCGAACGCCTCCCCGAGATCACCGAGGCCCTCGTCATCGGCGCGGAGGAACCCGACGGCGGCTACTGGATGCCGCTCTTCGTGGTCCTCGCCGACGGGGTCGGCCTGGACGATTCCCTGCGCGACCGGATCCGCGACGCGATCCGCGCCGGCGCCTCACCCCGCCACGTCCCCGACGAGATCCTCGCCGTACCGGCCATTCCACACACGAAGACCGGCAAGAAACTCGAGGTCCCGGTCAAGCGCCTCCTCCAGGGCACCCCCGCCGAGCAGGTCCTCAACCTCGCGGCGGTCGACCAGCCCGAACTCGTCGACTTCTACGCCCGGTTGGGCGCGGAGCGGAGCAAGCGGTCGACACACCACGCCTGA
- a CDS encoding malonic semialdehyde reductase — translation MSTTYREPQALDALDDAGRKLLFTEARSANTFAVTAVTDDELAMIWELARWSPSSANCQPLRVLFVRTREGKERLVRHMDEGNRAKTFSAPAVAVLAYDVDFHEQMPTVFPARGEMLRAAFADQIEKRESLAAYNSALQTGVFLLAVRAAGLAAGPMAGFDEAGVDKEFFAGTGWRSHLVVNIGHPGADPWFPRLPRVPVEDAVAWV, via the coding sequence GTGAGCACGACCTACCGCGAACCGCAGGCCCTCGACGCTCTTGACGACGCCGGGCGAAAGCTGCTGTTCACAGAGGCCCGCAGCGCGAACACCTTCGCCGTGACGGCCGTTACCGACGACGAACTCGCCATGATCTGGGAACTCGCCCGCTGGTCGCCGAGCTCCGCCAACTGTCAGCCGCTGCGTGTGCTCTTCGTGCGCACCCGCGAGGGCAAGGAGCGACTGGTCCGGCACATGGACGAGGGCAACAGGGCCAAGACGTTCAGTGCGCCGGCCGTGGCGGTCCTGGCGTACGACGTCGACTTCCACGAGCAGATGCCGACGGTCTTCCCGGCTCGCGGCGAGATGCTGCGAGCGGCGTTCGCCGACCAGATCGAAAAGCGCGAGAGCCTCGCTGCCTACAACTCGGCACTGCAGACCGGGGTCTTCCTGCTCGCGGTGCGCGCGGCGGGGCTCGCGGCCGGTCCTATGGCGGGCTTCGACGAGGCGGGCGTGGACAAGGAGTTCTTCGCCGGTACCGGCTGGCGTTCGCATCTGGTGGTCAACATCGGTCACCCCGGTGCCGACCCGTGGTTCCCGCGGCTGCCCCGCGTGCCCGTCGAGGACGCCGTCGCCTGGGTCTGA
- a CDS encoding winged helix-turn-helix transcriptional regulator, which translates to MPEWGSHDVGPCQQVGDGITRVFQLLGKRWTGLVVAVLLQRPVHFAELRRAIPGISERMLSDRLTELGAAGLVVREVDEGPPLRVAYRLTEAGAALEPALKELGSWAEMYLPEAGPCPR; encoded by the coding sequence ATGCCGGAATGGGGAAGCCACGACGTGGGGCCGTGCCAACAGGTCGGTGACGGCATCACCCGGGTCTTTCAACTGCTGGGAAAGCGCTGGACGGGCCTGGTCGTGGCCGTTCTGCTGCAACGCCCTGTCCACTTCGCCGAGCTGCGCAGGGCGATCCCCGGCATCAGCGAACGGATGCTCTCGGACCGGCTCACCGAACTCGGCGCGGCGGGACTGGTCGTGCGCGAGGTCGACGAAGGCCCCCCGCTGCGGGTCGCGTACCGCCTGACGGAGGCGGGCGCCGCGCTCGAGCCCGCGCTCAAGGAACTTGGGTCCTGGGCGGAGATGTATCTGCCAGAGGCGGGGCCGTGCCCGAGGTAG
- a CDS encoding alpha/beta fold hydrolase: protein MPAVLVHGVPDTHRVWDGVRRHLTRSDVDAWDLPGFGAPRPQGYGSTKEEYVAWLVDRLEQVGEPVDLVGHDWGCVLTARVASIRPDLVRTWAGSSAPVSAQYVWHPLAKIWQDPVEGDRFMNELDPASFAKDLSKLDVPAELAEEMARRVDGAMKDSILKLYRSAVTVGAEWEPGLANVSAPCLVFWGTLDPACPIGFADELGEAVRASRVVKLDCSHWTVLQKPAEVAAALEAHWSA from the coding sequence ATGCCCGCAGTTCTTGTCCACGGCGTCCCCGACACCCACCGTGTATGGGACGGCGTGCGCCGGCACCTGACCCGAAGTGACGTCGACGCCTGGGACCTGCCCGGCTTCGGCGCACCGCGGCCGCAAGGCTACGGCTCCACCAAGGAGGAGTACGTCGCTTGGCTCGTCGATCGGCTGGAACAAGTCGGCGAGCCGGTGGACTTGGTCGGCCATGACTGGGGCTGCGTTCTCACCGCGCGCGTCGCATCGATACGGCCGGACCTGGTTCGCACGTGGGCCGGCAGCAGCGCTCCGGTCAGTGCTCAGTACGTCTGGCATCCGCTGGCCAAGATCTGGCAGGACCCGGTCGAGGGGGACCGGTTCATGAACGAGCTCGACCCGGCGTCCTTCGCCAAGGACCTGAGCAAACTCGATGTCCCGGCTGAACTGGCCGAGGAAATGGCCCGTCGCGTGGACGGGGCGATGAAGGACAGCATCCTCAAGCTGTACCGCTCCGCCGTGACGGTGGGTGCGGAGTGGGAACCGGGACTGGCGAACGTGTCCGCGCCGTGCCTGGTCTTTTGGGGGACGCTCGACCCGGCCTGTCCGATCGGGTTCGCCGATGAACTTGGCGAAGCTGTGCGAGCGTCCCGGGTGGTCAAGCTCGACTGCAGCCACTGGACGGTGCTCCAGAAGCCGGCCGAGGTCGCTGCGGCCCTTGAGGCGCACTGGAGTGCCTGA
- a CDS encoding alpha/beta fold hydrolase: protein MVEHRTVTVGELRLHTAEEGEGPLVLLLHGFPECWYNWRHQFTPLAGAGYRVVAPDQRGYARSDRPAAVEEYTILHLVGDVIGLIHALGARQAVVVGHDLGSMVAWSTALMRPDVIRGVVGLSVPPPQRGPVPPLQAMRERFGGQFYWNYFQTPGVADAELAKDPHATFRRVMYGLSGDIPHSDPPVEPLVPPGKGFLDLFEDPEELPGWLTEADIDTLATEFTEAGFTSALNWYRNFDRNWQLTAPWDGAQYRMPGRYLTGDRDLVYGFPGMDQRIPALPTLHPTVGPAHILPGCGHWIAEERPGEVNAALLDFLGTLNS, encoded by the coding sequence ATGGTCGAGCACCGCACCGTCACGGTTGGAGAGCTTCGGCTGCATACCGCGGAGGAGGGTGAAGGGCCCCTGGTCCTCCTGCTCCACGGCTTTCCCGAATGCTGGTACAACTGGCGCCACCAGTTCACACCCCTGGCCGGGGCCGGATACCGCGTCGTCGCCCCTGACCAGCGCGGTTACGCACGCAGCGACCGGCCCGCCGCGGTTGAGGAATACACCATCCTGCACCTCGTCGGTGACGTCATCGGCCTGATCCACGCACTCGGCGCACGGCAGGCCGTGGTCGTCGGCCACGACCTGGGCAGCATGGTCGCCTGGTCCACCGCGCTGATGCGGCCTGACGTCATCCGGGGGGTCGTGGGCCTCAGCGTCCCGCCGCCGCAGCGCGGTCCGGTTCCTCCGCTGCAGGCGATGCGCGAGCGGTTCGGCGGCCAGTTCTACTGGAACTACTTCCAGACCCCCGGCGTCGCGGACGCCGAGCTCGCGAAGGACCCGCATGCCACCTTCCGTCGCGTGATGTACGGCCTCTCCGGCGACATCCCGCACAGCGACCCGCCGGTCGAACCGCTCGTCCCACCGGGCAAGGGATTCCTGGACCTCTTCGAGGACCCCGAAGAACTTCCCGGCTGGCTCACCGAGGCCGACATCGACACACTCGCGACGGAGTTCACCGAAGCCGGGTTCACCAGCGCCCTCAACTGGTACCGCAACTTCGACCGCAATTGGCAGCTGACCGCCCCATGGGACGGCGCACAGTACCGGATGCCCGGCCGCTACCTCACCGGCGATCGTGACCTGGTCTACGGGTTCCCGGGCATGGACCAACGCATCCCCGCCCTGCCCACGCTCCACCCGACCGTCGGACCGGCGCACATCCTGCCCGGCTGCGGCCACTGGATCGCCGAGGAACGCCCCGGCGAGGTGAATGCGGCGCTTCTGGACTTCCTTGGCACCCTGAACAGTTGA
- a CDS encoding acyl-CoA dehydrogenase family protein, which yields MDFTFTEEQQAAVEAAKAVFAGVAPDGVPSPALSPGAVAEDFDRALWARLADADLLSLLLDTEYGGAGLDAVALCLVLRESAKVLARVPLLESSAAAVAVQTYGGQELKEELLARAGRGELVLTVAAHGRTGHDPAERAVTARQDGDVWVLDGVQTTVPWAHNADFTVVPAHTEAGRSVLALVPRVHQGVLLAEQISTTGERFGELRLESARIAARDVIDAEGAWEWLRELLATGTCALALGLGEGVLGMTSEYTSKREQFGFPVATFQAVAVQAADRYIDLRAMEATLWQAAWRISTGAGGALPASGDVAVAKIWASEGVRRVVQTAQHLHGGFGADVDYPLHRYHAWAKQLELSLGPAPAHEEALGDLLATHQLG from the coding sequence GTGGACTTCACCTTCACCGAGGAGCAGCAGGCGGCGGTCGAGGCGGCGAAGGCGGTGTTCGCCGGGGTCGCGCCGGACGGGGTGCCCAGCCCCGCGCTCAGCCCCGGCGCCGTAGCCGAGGACTTCGACCGGGCACTGTGGGCGAGGCTCGCCGACGCGGACCTGCTGAGCCTGCTGCTCGACACGGAGTACGGCGGGGCGGGGCTCGACGCGGTCGCGCTGTGCCTGGTGCTGCGCGAATCGGCGAAGGTGCTGGCGCGGGTGCCGCTGCTGGAGAGCAGCGCGGCGGCGGTGGCCGTGCAGACGTACGGCGGCCAGGAGTTGAAGGAGGAGCTGCTCGCCCGGGCGGGCCGGGGTGAGCTCGTGCTGACCGTCGCCGCCCACGGCCGGACCGGCCACGACCCGGCCGAACGCGCCGTGACCGCACGGCAGGACGGTGACGTATGGGTGCTGGACGGCGTGCAGACCACGGTTCCCTGGGCGCACAACGCCGACTTCACCGTCGTACCGGCGCACACGGAGGCCGGCCGGAGCGTCCTCGCCCTGGTCCCCCGCGTCCACCAAGGGGTCCTGCTCGCCGAGCAGATCTCCACCACTGGTGAACGGTTCGGGGAGTTGCGTCTGGAGTCCGCGCGGATCGCCGCCCGGGATGTCATCGACGCGGAGGGGGCGTGGGAGTGGCTGCGCGAGCTGCTGGCCACCGGGACATGTGCGCTGGCGCTCGGGCTCGGGGAGGGCGTGCTCGGGATGACGAGTGAGTACACCAGCAAGCGGGAGCAGTTCGGGTTCCCGGTCGCCACGTTCCAGGCGGTCGCCGTGCAGGCCGCCGACCGCTATATCGACCTGCGCGCGATGGAGGCGACGCTGTGGCAGGCCGCGTGGCGGATCAGTACGGGGGCGGGGGGTGCGCTGCCGGCGTCCGGGGACGTGGCCGTCGCCAAGATCTGGGCATCGGAGGGGGTACGGCGGGTCGTGCAGACCGCGCAGCATCTGCACGGGGGGTTCGGTGCCGACGTCGACTACCCCCTGCACCGGTACCACGCCTGGGCCAAACAGCTGGAGCTGTCCCTCGGACCGGCGCCGGCACACGAGGAGGCACTGGGGGACCTGCTGGCGACACATCAGCTGGGCTAG
- a CDS encoding rhodanese-like domain-containing protein, which produces MPTVGVGDFTEGDFLLDVREDDEWEAGHADGALHIPISEFVARYGELTEAAPQDGRVHVICRSGGRSAQVTMYLVQQGIDAVNVDGGMQAWAATGRPVVDAKGQPGFVL; this is translated from the coding sequence GTGCCCACGGTCGGGGTCGGAGATTTCACGGAAGGAGACTTCCTGCTGGATGTCCGGGAGGACGACGAGTGGGAGGCAGGTCATGCCGACGGGGCGCTGCACATCCCCATCAGTGAGTTCGTCGCCCGCTACGGAGAGCTGACCGAGGCCGCCCCGCAGGACGGCCGGGTCCACGTGATCTGCCGCTCCGGTGGCCGTTCGGCCCAGGTCACGATGTATCTGGTCCAGCAGGGCATCGACGCCGTGAACGTGGACGGCGGCATGCAGGCCTGGGCAGCCACCGGCCGCCCTGTCGTGGACGCCAAGGGCCAGCCGGGCTTCGTGCTGTAG
- a CDS encoding FMN-dependent NADH-azoreductase encodes MATLLHIDSSVFPGSASASRAVTDTFRKAWQEQHPEGTVIYRDLATNPVPHINADAHTAGFAAPDAHTPEQAAAFAERVRLIEELEAADAILIGAPMYNYAIPSTLKAWLDNVILMGRTAMTEESKVKGTPVTVVASRGGSYAPGTPREPYEYVQNYLEATLRDTLALDLDFIVPELTMAPHNPAMSELVPLFEASRTKALDDAAVKAKELAERFAA; translated from the coding sequence ATGGCCACCCTCCTCCACATCGACTCGTCCGTGTTCCCGGGCTCCGCCTCCGCCTCCCGCGCGGTGACGGACACCTTCCGCAAGGCCTGGCAGGAGCAGCACCCGGAGGGCACGGTGATCTACCGCGACCTCGCCACGAACCCCGTGCCGCACATCAACGCCGACGCCCACACCGCCGGTTTCGCCGCCCCGGACGCCCACACCCCGGAGCAGGCCGCCGCATTCGCCGAGCGCGTGAGGCTCATCGAGGAGCTGGAGGCGGCGGACGCGATCCTGATCGGCGCCCCCATGTACAACTACGCGATCCCGTCGACCCTCAAGGCGTGGCTGGACAACGTGATCCTGATGGGCCGCACCGCCATGACCGAGGAGTCGAAGGTGAAGGGCACCCCGGTCACCGTCGTCGCCAGCCGCGGCGGCTCCTACGCGCCGGGCACCCCGCGCGAGCCCTACGAGTACGTGCAGAACTACCTGGAGGCGACCCTGCGCGACACCCTCGCCCTGGACCTCGACTTCATCGTCCCGGAGCTCACGATGGCGCCGCACAACCCGGCGATGTCCGAGCTGGTCCCCCTCTTCGAGGCATCCCGCACCAAGGCCCTCGACGACGCGGCCGTCAAGGCCAAGGAGCTCGCCGAGCGCTTCGCCGCGTAA
- a CDS encoding DUF2252 domain-containing protein — MPGFAVWPPQGSPKEEGKALRGRVPRGAHAELLVDAGRPDAVTAVEESNRGRIPELTPIRVGRMAATPFAFLRGSVGLMAYDLARTPATGIDTQICGDAHAANFGLYGDARGGLVIDLNDFDETVHGPWEWDLKRLATSLVLAGREAGADEDTCRAAAYDTVGAYRRTMRLLAKLPALDAWNAIADEELVSHTDAHDLLGTLERVSEKARANTSGRFAEKSTEAVDGGGRRFVDAPPVLRRIPDAEAAGVAASLEHYLMTLSEDRLPLLARYAVHDVAFRLVGTGSVGTRSYVVLLLDHRGEALVLQVKEARASALIPHLATAGHAIPDVPHEGRRVVLGQKRMQVVSDILLGWTSVDGRPFQVRQFRNRKGSVDPAALAADHIDDYARMTGALLARAHAHSADPRLISGYCGKNEELDEAIASFAVEYADRTEADHAELAAAVREGRVAADVGV; from the coding sequence GTGCCGGGATTCGCTGTCTGGCCCCCGCAGGGCTCGCCCAAGGAAGAGGGGAAGGCCCTGCGCGGGCGGGTGCCGCGCGGCGCGCACGCCGAGCTGCTGGTCGACGCCGGCCGGCCGGACGCGGTGACCGCCGTCGAGGAGTCCAACCGCGGCCGTATCCCCGAGCTCACCCCGATACGGGTCGGCAGGATGGCCGCCACGCCCTTCGCCTTCCTGCGCGGTTCGGTGGGCCTCATGGCGTACGACCTCGCGCGCACCCCCGCGACCGGCATCGATACCCAGATCTGCGGAGACGCGCACGCGGCGAACTTCGGCCTGTACGGGGACGCGCGCGGCGGCCTCGTCATCGATCTGAACGACTTCGACGAGACGGTGCACGGCCCCTGGGAGTGGGACCTCAAGCGGCTCGCCACCTCGCTGGTGCTCGCGGGCCGGGAGGCCGGGGCGGACGAGGACACGTGCCGGGCGGCCGCGTACGACACGGTGGGCGCGTACCGCCGCACCATGCGCCTGCTGGCCAAGCTGCCGGCACTGGACGCGTGGAACGCGATCGCGGACGAGGAACTCGTCTCCCACACCGACGCCCACGATCTGCTCGGCACACTGGAGCGGGTCTCGGAGAAGGCGCGGGCCAACACCAGTGGGCGGTTCGCCGAGAAGTCGACGGAGGCGGTGGATGGCGGCGGCCGCCGTTTCGTGGACGCGCCGCCGGTGCTGCGCCGGATTCCCGACGCCGAGGCGGCCGGGGTCGCGGCGTCACTGGAGCACTACCTGATGACTCTCTCGGAGGACCGCCTCCCGCTCCTCGCGCGGTATGCGGTCCACGACGTCGCCTTCCGCCTCGTGGGCACCGGCAGCGTGGGCACCCGCTCGTACGTCGTGCTGCTCCTGGACCACCGCGGCGAAGCCCTCGTCCTCCAGGTGAAGGAGGCCCGCGCCTCGGCGCTGATCCCGCACCTGGCGACCGCCGGGCACGCGATCCCCGACGTGCCGCACGAGGGCCGGCGCGTGGTCCTCGGCCAGAAGCGCATGCAGGTCGTCAGCGACATCCTGCTCGGCTGGACCTCGGTCGACGGCCGGCCCTTCCAGGTACGCCAGTTCCGCAACCGCAAGGGCAGCGTCGACCCCGCCGCCCTCGCCGCCGACCACATCGACGACTACGCCCGCATGACCGGTGCCCTGCTGGCCCGCGCCCACGCCCACAGCGCCGACCCGCGCCTCATCTCCGGCTACTGCGGCAAGAACGAGGAACTGGACGAGGCCATTGCGTCCTTCGCCGTCGAGTACGCCGACCGGACGGAGGCGGACCACGCGGAGCTGGCGGCCGCGGTCAGGGAGGGACGGGTGGCTGCGGACGTGGGGGTGTGA
- a CDS encoding SsgA family sporulation/cell division regulator, translating to MKSLRTLIRGLHVQLVVSHEMSLPVSMRLRYEPSDPHAVHAAFAAVGSDEKVEWIIGRDLLIDGLKGPSGEGDIRIWPADDPCDLYILLNPPGGTALLKARAQEIKTFLQETKAVVPRGAEPKHIDVDALLAHFLAEG from the coding sequence ATGAAGTCGTTGAGAACCCTGATTCGGGGGCTACATGTGCAACTCGTCGTCTCGCATGAGATGTCCTTGCCCGTGAGTATGAGGCTGCGGTACGAGCCCAGTGATCCCCATGCCGTCCATGCCGCATTCGCCGCTGTCGGCAGCGACGAGAAGGTGGAATGGATCATTGGACGAGATCTTCTGATCGATGGCCTGAAAGGCCCGTCCGGCGAGGGAGACATACGCATCTGGCCCGCCGACGACCCCTGCGACTTGTACATCCTTCTCAACCCGCCGGGTGGTACGGCCTTGCTCAAAGCCCGAGCGCAGGAAATCAAGACGTTCCTGCAGGAAACAAAGGCCGTGGTGCCCAGGGGGGCCGAGCCCAAGCACATCGACGTGGACGCCTTGCTGGCGCACTTCCTCGCCGAGGGATGA
- a CDS encoding 2Fe-2S iron-sulfur cluster-binding protein translates to MARFHPLPVAAVDRLTDDSVALTFTVPAELREEYRYAPGQHLALRRTVDGTEIRRTYSICSPAPAPGDEGPATLRVGVRLVESGAFSTYALKEIAVGDEVEVMTPAGRFTLEPAAGLYAAVVGGSGITPVLSIVSTLLAREPEARFCLIRSDRTAASTMFLDEVADLKDRFPERFQLVTVLSREEQQAGLPTGRLGQERLTGLLPALLPVDRVAGWFLCGPFGLVQGAERALRGLGVARKRIHEEIFHVDAGAATAAAVPAPAHSTVTARLDGRGGTWPVHDGESLLEAVLRNRPDAPYACKGGVCGTCRAFLVSGEVRMDRNFALEPEETEAGYVLACQSHPATEKVELDFDR, encoded by the coding sequence ATGGCCCGCTTCCACCCGCTCCCGGTGGCCGCGGTCGACCGGCTCACCGACGACTCCGTGGCCCTGACCTTCACGGTGCCGGCGGAACTGCGCGAGGAGTACCGGTACGCGCCCGGCCAGCACCTCGCGCTGCGCCGCACGGTCGACGGCACGGAAATACGCCGTACGTACTCCATCTGCTCCCCGGCACCCGCCCCCGGCGACGAGGGCCCGGCAACGCTGAGGGTCGGGGTGCGCCTGGTCGAGAGTGGCGCGTTCTCGACGTACGCACTCAAGGAGATCGCGGTCGGCGACGAGGTGGAGGTGATGACGCCGGCGGGTCGGTTCACGCTCGAACCCGCGGCCGGGCTGTACGCGGCCGTGGTGGGCGGCAGCGGAATCACCCCGGTGTTGTCGATCGTCTCGACGCTGCTGGCTCGTGAGCCGGAGGCGAGGTTCTGCCTGATACGCAGCGACCGGACGGCGGCCTCGACGATGTTCCTGGACGAGGTCGCCGACCTCAAGGACCGCTTTCCCGAGCGGTTCCAGCTGGTGACGGTGCTCTCCCGGGAGGAACAGCAGGCGGGGCTGCCCACCGGGCGACTCGGCCAGGAGCGGCTCACCGGCCTGCTTCCGGCGTTGCTGCCCGTGGACCGGGTGGCGGGGTGGTTCCTGTGCGGGCCGTTCGGTCTGGTGCAGGGGGCGGAGCGGGCGCTGCGCGGGCTCGGCGTGGCGCGGAAGCGGATCCACGAGGAGATCTTCCATGTGGACGCGGGGGCCGCGACAGCTGCCGCCGTACCGGCTCCCGCGCACAGCACGGTGACCGCCCGGCTCGACGGACGCGGCGGGACCTGGCCCGTCCACGACGGTGAGTCGCTCCTGGAGGCCGTACTGCGCAACCGGCCGGACGCGCCGTACGCCTGCAAGGGCGGCGTGTGCGGAACCTGCCGCGCCTTCCTGGTCTCGGGCGAGGTGCGGATGGACCGCAACTTCGCGCTGGAACCGGAGGAGACGGAGGCCGGGTACGTACTGGCCTGTCAGTCGCATCCGGCCACAGAGAAGGTGGAGTTGGACTTCGACCGGTAG